From a single Micromonospora sp. WMMD1102 genomic region:
- a CDS encoding nitrate/nitrite transporter encodes MTSTATASGPTAEPGPDSTAAAPPAAGLGTLPPPQTSAPPAPQAGSAPAPRRHQLDDWHPEDPEFWRTTGAPIARRNLIVSIASEHIGFSVWSLWSVMVLFLGPQYGIDPAGKFLLTAVPAALGAALRLPYTLAVARFGGRNWTVVSALLLLLPAVPMAILIEPGVSYGTLMVLACLAGVGGGNFASSMANINLFYPQRLKGWALGLNAGGGNIGVAAVQLVGLAVLATAGATYPRLVPAVYIPLIVLAALASARYMDNITGARNEPGALREAARDPHTWVMSVLYIGTFGSFIGFGFAFGQVLLVQFGDRFATPLDAAYLTFLGPLVGSLIRPVGGHLADRYGGARITWLTFAGMAAGAGLVYYASRERSLTLYLVGFIGLFVLSGVGNGSTYKMIPAIFRAKAARSVADGELDPAAAQRRAWRLSGALIGIAGAVGAFGGVLVNIAFRQSFLVYSSADAAYLAFIAWYALCLVVTWVVYLRPSPHRLAGV; translated from the coding sequence ATGACTAGTACTGCCACCGCCAGCGGCCCGACGGCCGAGCCCGGGCCCGACAGCACGGCCGCCGCCCCGCCGGCGGCCGGCCTCGGCACCCTCCCGCCGCCACAGACCAGCGCCCCGCCGGCCCCGCAGGCCGGCTCCGCGCCGGCTCCGCGCCGGCACCAGCTCGACGACTGGCACCCCGAGGACCCGGAGTTCTGGCGTACCACCGGAGCGCCGATCGCCCGGCGCAACCTGATCGTCTCGATCGCCTCAGAGCACATCGGCTTCTCGGTGTGGAGCCTCTGGTCGGTGATGGTGCTCTTCCTCGGCCCGCAGTACGGGATCGACCCGGCCGGGAAGTTCCTGCTCACCGCCGTACCGGCGGCGCTGGGTGCGGCGCTGCGGCTGCCGTACACCCTGGCGGTGGCCCGGTTCGGCGGGCGGAACTGGACAGTCGTCAGCGCCCTGCTGCTCCTGCTGCCGGCGGTGCCGATGGCGATCCTGATCGAGCCCGGGGTGTCGTACGGCACCCTGATGGTGCTGGCCTGCCTGGCCGGGGTCGGCGGCGGCAACTTCGCCTCCTCGATGGCGAACATCAACCTCTTCTACCCGCAGCGGCTCAAGGGCTGGGCGCTGGGCCTGAACGCCGGGGGCGGCAACATCGGGGTGGCCGCCGTGCAGCTCGTCGGGCTGGCGGTGCTGGCCACGGCGGGCGCCACGTACCCGCGCCTGGTGCCGGCGGTCTACATCCCGCTGATCGTGCTCGCCGCGCTCGCCTCGGCCCGCTACATGGACAACATCACCGGGGCGCGCAACGAGCCGGGAGCGCTCCGCGAGGCGGCCCGGGACCCGCACACCTGGGTGATGTCGGTGCTCTACATCGGCACCTTCGGCTCGTTCATCGGCTTCGGCTTCGCCTTCGGGCAGGTACTCCTGGTGCAGTTCGGCGACCGGTTCGCCACCCCGCTCGACGCGGCGTACCTGACCTTCCTCGGGCCGCTGGTCGGCTCGCTGATCCGGCCGGTCGGCGGGCACCTGGCGGACCGGTACGGCGGGGCCCGGATCACCTGGCTGACCTTCGCCGGCATGGCGGCCGGGGCCGGACTGGTCTACTACGCCTCCCGGGAGCGCTCGCTGACGCTCTATTTGGTCGGGTTCATCGGGCTCTTCGTGCTCTCCGGGGTGGGCAACGGATCGACGTACAAGATGATCCCGGCGATCTTCCGGGCCAAGGCGGCCCGGTCGGTGGCCGACGGCGAGCTGGACCCGGCCGCCGCACAGCGCCGGGCGTGGCGGCTCTCCGGTGCGCTGATCGGCATCGCCGGGGCGGTCGGCGCGTTCGGGGGCGTACTCGTCAACATCGCCTTCCGGCAGTCGTTCCTGGTCTACTCCTCGGCCGACGCCGCCTACCTCGCCTTCATCGCCTGGTACGCCCTCTGCCTGGTGGTGACCTGGGTGGTCTACCTCCGCCCCTCCCCGCACCGCCTCGCCGGAGTGTGA
- a CDS encoding class I SAM-dependent methyltransferase produces MAVVSLFDAVAGSYDESRRRLVPCFDDFYGTAVEVAAPPLRRALASGRVPAVLDLGAGTGLLSILLGAAVPGVRTTLLDGAPAMLAVAEGHLSRRGVPHETVVADLTAPLPPGPYDAVVSALAIHHLPDTDKRDLYRRVRQVLVPGGVFVNAEQVSGGTPDLDSRYDEVWLAQVTALGATPAEIAGARERMRHDRPAPVPDQCRWLAEAGFVGVDCFYKAWRFAVFGGRRELD; encoded by the coding sequence GTGGCCGTGGTGTCGCTCTTCGACGCGGTGGCCGGGTCGTACGACGAGTCCCGCCGCCGGCTGGTGCCGTGCTTCGACGACTTCTACGGCACCGCCGTCGAGGTGGCCGCCCCGCCGCTGCGCCGGGCCCTCGCCTCCGGGCGGGTACCCGCGGTACTCGACCTCGGCGCCGGTACCGGGCTGCTCTCGATCCTGCTCGGCGCCGCCGTACCCGGGGTGCGGACCACCCTGCTCGACGGCGCCCCGGCGATGCTCGCGGTCGCCGAGGGGCACCTGAGCCGGCGCGGGGTACCGCACGAGACCGTGGTCGCCGACCTGACCGCCCCGCTGCCGCCCGGCCCGTACGACGCGGTGGTCTCCGCGCTCGCCATCCACCACCTGCCGGACACCGACAAGCGCGACCTCTACCGGCGGGTCCGCCAGGTGCTGGTCCCCGGCGGGGTCTTCGTGAACGCCGAACAGGTCTCCGGCGGCACCCCCGACCTCGACTCCCGGTACGACGAGGTGTGGCTGGCCCAGGTCACCGCGCTCGGCGCCACTCCGGCGGAGATCGCCGGAGCCCGGGAGCGGATGCGGCACGACCGCCCGGCGCCGGTGCCGGACCAGTGCCGCTGGCTGGCCGAGGCCGGCTTCGTCGGGGTCGACTGCTTCTACAAGGCGTGGCGGTTCGCCGTCTTCGGCGGTCGCCGCGAACTGGACTGA
- a CDS encoding FAD-dependent oxidoreductase — protein MTTEETVDGSGNRFVIVGHGMAGARLAAELAARLGDAKITVLGAELHRAYNRIMLSSLLAGKVDESGVELAEAAGHGIDVRPGVAVTAVDRANRTVTTGQGDLIGYDHLVLATGGQALVPPLSGLDRERLPERVAVFRTLDDCRRILAAATGARRALVLGGGLLGLEAARGLAARGLDVHVVHPVGHLMERQLDPTAGAVLARTLGGLGVTAHLDVAATAVDARPDGVALTLSDGRVLNADLLVLSCGVRPDTALARAAGLAVDRGVVVDDRLCTSDPHISAIGDCAQHAGTVTGLVAPAWEQARVLAQLLAGHDPRARYRPQPPVTRLKAAGIDLAAMGDAAAGPAPDVEELSFSDPVRGTYARLRIVGERLTGAIMLGDNPAVGTVIQLFDRGSPVPLDRRTLLLGRSRDAGSPAPVESPALMPDAATVCQCNTVRKGALVACWRAGARSLPEMVAATRATTGCGSCRDAVEGILGWLSSIDTPDPVEAEVAAA, from the coding sequence ATGACGACAGAGGAGACGGTGGACGGGTCGGGGAACCGGTTCGTGATCGTCGGGCACGGCATGGCCGGCGCCCGGCTCGCGGCCGAACTCGCCGCCCGGCTCGGCGACGCGAAGATCACGGTACTCGGCGCCGAGCTGCACCGGGCGTACAACCGGATCATGCTCTCCAGCCTGCTGGCCGGCAAGGTGGACGAGTCCGGGGTGGAGCTGGCCGAGGCGGCCGGGCACGGCATCGACGTACGCCCGGGGGTGGCGGTCACCGCTGTCGACCGGGCGAACCGGACGGTGACGACCGGGCAGGGCGACCTGATCGGCTACGACCACCTGGTGCTGGCCACCGGCGGGCAGGCCCTGGTGCCACCGCTGTCCGGGCTGGACCGGGAGCGGCTGCCGGAGCGGGTGGCGGTGTTCCGCACCCTCGACGACTGCCGGCGGATCCTGGCCGCCGCCACCGGGGCACGCCGGGCGCTGGTGCTCGGCGGCGGGCTGCTCGGCCTGGAGGCGGCCCGCGGGCTCGCCGCCCGGGGACTGGACGTGCACGTGGTGCACCCGGTCGGGCACCTGATGGAGCGGCAACTCGACCCGACGGCCGGCGCCGTGCTGGCACGTACCCTGGGCGGGCTCGGCGTCACCGCCCACCTGGACGTGGCGGCGACCGCCGTCGACGCCCGGCCGGACGGGGTCGCCCTGACCCTCTCCGACGGCCGGGTCCTCAACGCCGACCTGCTGGTGCTCTCCTGCGGGGTCCGCCCCGACACGGCGCTGGCCCGGGCCGCCGGGCTCGCCGTGGACCGGGGGGTGGTGGTCGACGACCGGCTGTGCACCAGCGACCCGCACATCTCGGCGATCGGCGACTGCGCCCAGCACGCCGGCACGGTCACCGGGCTTGTCGCGCCGGCCTGGGAGCAGGCCCGGGTGCTGGCCCAACTGCTCGCCGGACACGACCCCCGGGCACGCTACCGGCCGCAGCCGCCGGTCACCCGGCTCAAGGCCGCCGGCATCGACCTGGCCGCTATGGGCGACGCCGCCGCCGGCCCCGCCCCGGACGTCGAGGAGCTGAGCTTCTCCGACCCGGTCCGCGGCACCTACGCCCGGCTGCGGATCGTCGGCGAGCGGCTGACCGGGGCGATCATGCTCGGCGACAACCCGGCGGTCGGCACGGTGATCCAGCTCTTCGACCGGGGTTCCCCGGTGCCGCTCGACCGCCGCACCCTGTTGCTCGGCCGCAGCCGGGACGCCGGCAGCCCGGCGCCGGTGGAGTCACCGGCGCTGATGCCGGACGCGGCGACGGTCTGCCAGTGCAACACGGTCCGCAAGGGCGCGCTGGTGGCCTGCTGGCGGGCGGGCGCCCGGTCGCTGCCCGAGATGGTCGCGGCGACCCGGGCCACCACCGGCTGCGGCAGTTGCCGGGACGCCGTCGAGGGCATCCTCGGCTGGCTCTCCTCGATCGACACTCCCGACCCGGTGGAAGCAGAGGTGGCGGCGGCATGA
- the nirB gene encoding nitrite reductase large subunit NirB yields the protein MTSEQRRLVVVGNGMVGQRFVEALRSRDTGRRWQVTVLAEEGRPAYDRVRLSAFFDGADADELSLHQPDDGVDLRLGEPVLEIDRAARRVLTFGGEYRYDALVLATGSYPFVPPIDGAYVDRGPDAPGPTPALRPGVFVYRTLDDLAAIRDFAKGRRTGTVIGGGLLGLEAANALRLLGLATSVVEFAPRLMPVQVDEAGGAMLRRYVEELGVVAHLGVATTAIRSRRDGELAGLTLSDGGWLPTDLVVVAAGIRPRDDLARSAGLALGERGGILVDESCRSADERIWAIGECAAVEGTCYGLVAPGYAMAEVVADRLLGGTATFPGADLSTKLKLLGVDVASFGDAHGRTPGCLDVTFTDPATRVYAKLVLSDDAKTLLGGVLVGDVTAYPTLRASVGGALPGPPLALLAPAGDGAGTGAGIAALPGSAQVCSCNAVTKDQLVGAIAEGCTDVPALKACTRAGTSCGSCVPMLKQLLAVSGVQLSKALCEHFAHSRQELFEIVRVRGIRTFSRLVAEHGQGRGCDICKPAVASILASLGNGYVLDGEQASLQDTNDHFLANIQRDGTYSVVPRIPGGEITPEKLIVIGEVARDFNLYTKITGGQRIDLFGARVEQLPQIWRRLVDAGFESGHAYGKALRTVKSCVGSTWCRYGVQDSVGLAIALELRYRGLRAPHKIKSAVSGCARECAEARSKDFGIIATENGWNLYLGGNGGFRPRHAELFGQDLSTEDLVRYVDRFLMFYVRTADRLQRTAAWIEAMEGGLEHLRAVIVDDSLGLCAELDAAMARHVGAYSDEWRDTLEDPERLRRFTSFVNAPGVPDPSITFEVERGQPVPALGDRRPVSLGLPTTMGVPS from the coding sequence ATGACGTCGGAGCAGCGACGACTCGTGGTGGTCGGCAACGGCATGGTGGGGCAGCGCTTCGTGGAGGCGCTGCGCTCCCGGGACACCGGGCGCCGCTGGCAGGTCACCGTGCTGGCCGAGGAGGGGCGGCCGGCGTACGACCGGGTGCGGCTCTCGGCGTTCTTCGACGGGGCGGACGCGGACGAGCTGAGCCTGCACCAGCCCGACGACGGTGTCGACCTGCGACTCGGCGAGCCGGTGCTGGAGATCGACCGGGCCGCCCGGCGGGTGCTCACCTTCGGCGGGGAGTACCGGTACGACGCCCTGGTGCTGGCCACCGGCTCGTACCCGTTCGTCCCCCCGATCGACGGCGCGTACGTCGACCGCGGCCCGGACGCCCCCGGACCCACCCCGGCGCTGCGGCCGGGCGTCTTCGTCTACCGCACCCTGGACGACCTGGCGGCGATCCGCGACTTCGCCAAGGGCCGGCGCACCGGCACGGTGATCGGCGGCGGGCTGCTCGGCCTGGAGGCGGCGAACGCGCTGCGGCTGCTCGGCCTGGCCACCTCGGTGGTGGAGTTCGCCCCCCGGCTGATGCCGGTGCAGGTCGACGAGGCCGGCGGCGCGATGCTGCGCCGCTATGTCGAGGAGCTGGGCGTGGTGGCACACCTCGGGGTGGCCACCACCGCGATCCGGTCCCGCCGGGATGGCGAGCTGGCCGGGCTGACCCTCTCGGACGGCGGCTGGCTCCCCACCGACCTGGTGGTGGTGGCCGCCGGCATCCGGCCCCGGGACGACCTGGCCCGCAGCGCCGGGCTCGCCCTCGGCGAGCGCGGCGGCATCCTGGTGGACGAGAGCTGCCGCAGCGCCGACGAGCGGATCTGGGCGATCGGCGAGTGCGCCGCCGTCGAGGGCACCTGCTACGGCCTGGTCGCCCCCGGCTACGCGATGGCGGAGGTGGTGGCCGACCGGCTGCTCGGCGGCACGGCGACGTTCCCCGGCGCCGACCTCTCCACCAAGCTGAAGCTGCTCGGCGTGGACGTCGCCTCGTTCGGCGACGCGCACGGCCGCACTCCCGGCTGCCTGGACGTCACCTTCACCGACCCGGCCACCCGGGTGTACGCCAAACTGGTCCTCTCCGACGACGCGAAGACGCTGCTCGGCGGGGTACTGGTCGGCGACGTGACCGCGTACCCGACGTTGCGGGCCAGCGTCGGCGGTGCGCTGCCCGGCCCGCCGCTGGCGCTGCTCGCCCCGGCCGGCGACGGTGCCGGCACCGGGGCCGGGATCGCCGCGCTGCCCGGCTCGGCCCAGGTCTGTTCCTGCAACGCGGTGACCAAGGACCAGCTGGTCGGTGCGATCGCCGAGGGCTGCACCGACGTGCCCGCGCTGAAGGCGTGCACCCGGGCGGGGACGAGCTGCGGGTCCTGCGTACCGATGCTGAAGCAGTTGCTGGCGGTCTCCGGGGTGCAGCTGAGCAAGGCACTCTGCGAGCACTTCGCGCACAGCCGGCAGGAGCTGTTCGAGATCGTCCGGGTGCGCGGCATCCGGACCTTCTCCCGGCTGGTCGCCGAGCACGGCCAGGGCCGGGGCTGCGACATCTGCAAGCCGGCGGTCGCCTCGATCCTCGCCTCGCTCGGCAACGGCTACGTGCTCGACGGCGAGCAGGCGTCGTTGCAGGACACCAACGACCACTTCCTGGCCAACATCCAGCGGGACGGCACCTACTCGGTGGTGCCGCGGATCCCGGGTGGCGAGATCACCCCGGAGAAGCTGATCGTGATCGGCGAGGTGGCCCGGGACTTCAATCTCTACACGAAGATCACCGGCGGGCAGCGGATCGACCTCTTCGGTGCCCGGGTGGAGCAGTTGCCGCAGATCTGGCGCCGGCTGGTCGACGCCGGGTTCGAGTCCGGGCACGCGTACGGCAAGGCACTGCGTACGGTCAAGTCCTGCGTCGGCTCCACCTGGTGCCGGTACGGGGTGCAGGACTCGGTCGGGCTGGCCATCGCCCTGGAGCTGCGCTACCGGGGGCTGCGCGCCCCACACAAGATCAAGTCAGCGGTCTCCGGGTGTGCCCGGGAGTGTGCCGAGGCCCGCAGCAAGGACTTCGGGATCATCGCCACCGAGAACGGCTGGAACCTCTACCTCGGCGGCAACGGCGGCTTTCGCCCCCGGCACGCCGAACTCTTCGGCCAGGACCTGTCGACCGAGGACCTGGTCCGGTACGTCGACCGCTTCCTGATGTTCTACGTCCGCACCGCCGACCGGCTCCAGCGCACCGCCGCCTGGATCGAGGCGATGGAGGGCGGCCTGGAGCACCTGCGGGCGGTGATCGTCGACGACTCCCTCGGGCTCTGCGCCGAACTGGACGCCGCGATGGCCCGGCACGTCGGGGCGTACTCCGACGAGTGGCGGGACACGCTGGAAGACCCGGAGCGGCTGCGCCGGTTCACCTCCTTCGTCAACGCGCCCGGCGTACCCGACCCGTCGATCACGTTCGAGGTGGAACGGGGACAGCCCGTTCCGGCCCTGGGAGACCGCCGACCGGTGTCGCTCGGCCTCCCGACGACCATGGGGGTACCGAGTTGA
- the nirD gene encoding nitrite reductase small subunit NirD translates to MTLDITINDDVNWTAVCPYPRLEPERGVAALVDGEQVAVFRTHDGTLYAIGQRDPIAGAYVMARGIVGSRGEIPTVASPLHKQVYDLRTGDCLDVPGVAVPTYPVRCRDGLVEVAPRPAGDR, encoded by the coding sequence TTGACTCTCGACATCACGATCAACGACGACGTGAACTGGACGGCCGTCTGCCCGTACCCCCGGCTGGAGCCGGAGCGCGGGGTGGCCGCACTTGTCGACGGCGAGCAGGTGGCGGTCTTCCGCACCCACGACGGCACGCTCTACGCGATCGGCCAGCGGGACCCGATCGCCGGCGCCTACGTGATGGCCCGGGGCATCGTCGGCAGCCGGGGCGAGATCCCGACGGTCGCCTCCCCGCTGCACAAGCAGGTCTACGACCTGCGCACCGGCGACTGCCTCGACGTGCCCGGGGTGGCGGTGCCGACCTACCCGGTGCGCTGCCGGGACGGGCTGGTCGAGGTCGCGCCCCGGCCGGCCGGAGACCGCTGA
- a CDS encoding uroporphyrinogen-III synthase: MAGELSGFTVGVTADRRRDELTAMLERRGARVVLAPALRIVPLADDTELRAATRACLDNPPDVLMANTGIGMRGWLEAAEGWGLAEPLRTVLSRAYIVSRGPKARGAIRAAGLHDEWSPASESCDEVIEHLRQRGVRGQLIAMQLHGERQPECTAALEAAGASVLEVPVYRWAAPTDPAPLHRLVDLIAGRLVDAVTFTSAPAVTALLRAAGPSTEAVLDALRTDVLAACVGPVTAAPLRRHGVPVVAPSRARLGALVRTIVDELPQRAISVKVAGHLLTLRGHAAILDGELRPLAPAPMAVLRALASTPGRVMSRAALLRTLPRGADEHAVEMAVARLRAGLRTPGVVQTVVKRGYRLPVD; this comes from the coding sequence ATGGCCGGCGAGCTGTCCGGCTTCACGGTCGGGGTCACCGCCGACCGGCGCCGCGACGAACTCACCGCCATGCTGGAGCGGCGCGGTGCCCGGGTGGTGCTCGCCCCGGCCCTGCGGATCGTGCCGCTGGCCGACGACACCGAGCTGCGCGCGGCGACCCGGGCCTGTCTGGACAACCCGCCGGACGTGCTGATGGCGAACACCGGGATCGGGATGCGCGGCTGGCTGGAGGCGGCCGAGGGCTGGGGGCTGGCCGAACCGCTGCGCACGGTGCTCTCCCGGGCCTACATCGTCAGTCGGGGGCCGAAGGCCCGGGGCGCGATCCGGGCCGCCGGGCTGCACGACGAGTGGTCGCCGGCCTCGGAGAGCTGTGACGAGGTGATCGAACACCTCCGGCAGCGCGGCGTACGCGGCCAGTTGATCGCGATGCAGCTGCACGGGGAACGTCAGCCGGAGTGCACCGCCGCGCTGGAGGCGGCCGGGGCGAGCGTGCTGGAGGTGCCGGTCTACCGCTGGGCGGCGCCGACCGACCCGGCCCCGCTGCACCGGCTGGTCGACCTGATCGCCGGCCGGCTGGTCGACGCGGTCACCTTCACCTCCGCGCCGGCGGTCACCGCACTGCTCCGGGCCGCCGGCCCGAGCACCGAGGCGGTGCTGGACGCGCTGCGTACGGACGTACTCGCCGCCTGTGTCGGGCCGGTCACCGCCGCGCCGCTGCGCCGGCACGGCGTACCCGTGGTGGCGCCGAGCCGGGCCCGGCTCGGCGCCCTCGTCCGGACCATCGTGGACGAGCTGCCGCAGCGGGCGATAAGCGTCAAGGTCGCCGGTCACCTGCTGACCCTGCGCGGGCACGCGGCCATCCTGGACGGTGAGCTGCGTCCACTCGCACCCGCCCCGATGGCGGTGCTCCGCGCCCTGGCCAGTACGCCCGGCCGGGTGATGTCCCGGGCCGCCCTGCTGCGCACCCTGCCCCGGGGCGCCGACGAGCACGCCGTGGAGATGGCGGTGGCCCGGCTGCGGGCCGGACTGCGAACCCCCGGGGTGGTGCAGACGGTCGTCAAGCGCGGCTACCGGCTCCCGGTCGACTGA
- a CDS encoding ABC transporter substrate-binding protein, with the protein MTRRIRVLAAAAMATAMLVTAGCSGSDDSDGGDAGSKNPDKVTYLTGFGTGGHDAFAWVAKDKGFFKEAGLDVTIQQGAPATNNQGLLSGKAQFTYSDVTQLMIQTGKGQVTDMRVIAAVHQSTLVAIFAPPGSGVTKPKDLEGKRVGVAQGSITKTLLPAYGKLAGFDASKLQFVEATPQTLVGLLVGKRVDVLSTFVITRNTVETVTKQQMTVMPLTDYLRDLLGTGLTTTAKYAQENPDIVKRFKDAAMKGLKYTVENPEEAAKIMKANNPNVNEQGAAAEIRLMTPYVTSAPGSVVGALDEQRAARAIAILQGAELIPAGLTPDKVIDFSVAPKA; encoded by the coding sequence ATGACGAGGCGTATACGCGTGCTGGCCGCCGCGGCAATGGCCACAGCCATGCTGGTCACCGCCGGCTGCTCCGGTTCGGACGACTCCGACGGCGGTGACGCCGGCAGCAAGAACCCGGACAAGGTGACATACCTCACCGGATTCGGCACCGGTGGCCACGACGCATTCGCGTGGGTGGCGAAGGACAAGGGCTTCTTCAAGGAGGCGGGGCTCGACGTCACCATCCAGCAGGGCGCCCCGGCAACCAACAACCAGGGTCTGCTCTCCGGCAAGGCCCAGTTCACCTACAGCGACGTGACCCAGCTGATGATCCAGACCGGCAAGGGCCAGGTCACCGACATGCGGGTGATCGCGGCGGTGCACCAGAGCACCCTGGTCGCGATCTTCGCGCCGCCCGGGTCCGGCGTGACCAAGCCGAAGGACCTGGAGGGCAAGCGGGTCGGCGTCGCGCAGGGCTCGATCACCAAGACCCTGCTCCCGGCGTACGGCAAGCTGGCCGGCTTCGACGCCAGCAAGCTCCAGTTCGTCGAGGCCACCCCGCAGACCCTGGTCGGCCTGCTGGTCGGCAAGCGGGTCGACGTGCTGAGCACCTTCGTCATCACCCGCAACACCGTGGAGACGGTGACCAAGCAGCAGATGACGGTCATGCCGCTCACCGACTACCTGCGGGACCTGCTCGGCACCGGGCTCACCACCACCGCCAAGTACGCCCAGGAGAACCCGGACATCGTCAAGCGGTTCAAGGACGCGGCGATGAAGGGCCTCAAGTACACGGTGGAGAACCCCGAAGAGGCCGCGAAGATCATGAAGGCCAACAACCCGAACGTGAACGAGCAGGGCGCGGCGGCCGAGATCCGGCTGATGACGCCGTACGTCACCTCGGCACCAGGCAGCGTGGTCGGCGCGCTCGACGAGCAGCGGGCCGCCCGGGCCATCGCGATCCTCCAGGGCGCCGAGCTGATCCCGGCCGGCCTCACCCCGGACAAGGTCATCGACTTCTCCGTCGCGCCGAAGGCCTGA
- a CDS encoding ABC transporter permease: MNRRNLSTGTRIALPVVGTVVAIGLWWLATIVFDVETLFLPNPPEVVDAFERQPAYLFEAAWATLWGTLVGFGIAALGGMVAALLLTSSRLIEQATLPMIVAFNAVPKVSLVPLLILWIGYDSRTKLALVVLIAFFPIMVATMAGLTSTPADLYELTRSLSASRLKTYLKVRLPWALPQVFVGLKLGITLSLIGAVVAELQTLNSGLGAIIYSTQQTFDTPLAFAAITLTGVIGISVFYAVVLAERLVVPWARKISA; this comes from the coding sequence ATGAACCGGCGAAACCTCTCCACCGGCACCCGGATCGCGCTGCCGGTCGTCGGCACCGTCGTCGCGATCGGCCTGTGGTGGCTGGCGACGATCGTCTTCGACGTCGAGACCCTCTTCCTGCCCAACCCGCCGGAGGTCGTCGACGCCTTCGAGCGGCAGCCGGCGTACCTCTTCGAGGCGGCCTGGGCGACGCTCTGGGGCACGCTCGTCGGCTTCGGCATCGCCGCGCTCGGCGGGATGGTGGCGGCACTGCTGCTGACCAGCTCACGCCTGATCGAACAGGCCACCCTGCCGATGATCGTCGCGTTCAACGCGGTGCCGAAGGTCTCGCTCGTCCCGCTGCTGATCCTCTGGATCGGCTACGACTCGCGGACCAAGCTGGCCTTGGTCGTACTCATCGCGTTCTTCCCGATCATGGTGGCCACCATGGCGGGTCTCACCTCGACCCCGGCGGACCTCTACGAGCTGACCCGGTCGCTCTCAGCCTCCCGGCTGAAGACCTATCTGAAGGTACGCCTGCCGTGGGCGCTGCCCCAGGTCTTCGTCGGGCTGAAGCTCGGCATCACGCTCTCGCTGATCGGCGCGGTGGTGGCCGAGTTGCAGACCCTGAACAGCGGGCTCGGCGCGATCATCTACAGCACCCAGCAGACCTTCGACACCCCGCTGGCGTTCGCCGCGATCACCCTGACCGGGGTGATCGGGATCAGCGTCTTCTACGCCGTGGTGCTGGCCGAACGGCTCGTGGTGCCCTGGGCCCGGAAGATCTCCGCCTGA
- a CDS encoding SDR family oxidoreductase — protein MPQHDGPDGGCVVVIGGTSGLGRDVAEYYAKRGREVVVTGRDTARTEAVAAEIGGRTTGVAVDLAKPDSIAAALAGIGEIEHLVLSAFVRDVNKVSDYQIDRAVSLVTVKLVGYTEVAHTLAGRLSPTGSVLLFGGGSKDRPFPGSATVSTVNAGVVGLVNVLASELRPVRVNALHPGIVADSPFWAKQPAQVHETYRGRTPTGRLTTMADVTDAAVFLLENPSVNAVNLDLNGGAGLG, from the coding sequence ATGCCACAGCACGATGGCCCCGATGGCGGCTGCGTAGTCGTCATCGGGGGTACCTCCGGCCTCGGCCGGGACGTGGCCGAGTACTACGCGAAGCGGGGACGCGAGGTCGTCGTCACCGGCCGGGACACGGCCCGGACCGAGGCGGTCGCCGCCGAGATCGGCGGCCGGACGACGGGGGTGGCGGTCGACCTCGCCAAGCCCGACTCCATCGCCGCCGCGCTCGCCGGGATCGGCGAGATCGAACACCTGGTCCTCTCCGCCTTCGTCCGGGACGTCAACAAGGTCTCGGACTACCAGATCGACCGGGCGGTCAGCCTGGTCACGGTCAAGCTGGTCGGCTACACCGAGGTGGCGCACACCCTGGCGGGGCGGCTCTCGCCGACCGGTTCGGTGCTGCTCTTCGGCGGCGGTTCCAAGGACCGGCCGTTCCCCGGCTCGGCGACGGTCTCCACGGTGAACGCCGGGGTGGTCGGCCTGGTGAACGTGCTCGCCTCCGAGCTGCGGCCGGTCCGGGTCAACGCCCTGCACCCGGGGATCGTCGCCGACAGCCCGTTCTGGGCGAAGCAGCCGGCGCAGGTGCACGAGACCTACCGGGGGCGTACCCCGACCGGCCGGCTGACCACGATGGCCGACGTCACCGACGCCGCCGTCTTCCTGCTGGAGAACCCGTCCGTCAACGCGGTCAACCTCGACCTCAACGGCGGTGCCGGGCTGGGCTGA
- a CDS encoding ATP/GTP-binding protein, with the protein MTSAKIVIAGGFGVGKTTLVGAVSEITPLTTEAVMTAAGVGIDDPSKVPGKETTTVAMDFGRITMAQDLILYLFGTPGQTRFWFMWDEIIRGAVGAAVLVDTRRITDAFAPLDYFENRHLPYVVALNCFDNAPQYEPEEVREALAISPHVPLVMCDARQRESVKHVLVNVVQHAMETLRAEHGRGQPTPVG; encoded by the coding sequence ATCACCTCCGCGAAGATCGTCATTGCCGGCGGCTTCGGGGTCGGCAAGACGACACTCGTGGGTGCGGTCTCGGAGATCACCCCGCTGACCACCGAGGCGGTGATGACCGCGGCGGGGGTGGGCATCGACGACCCGTCGAAGGTGCCGGGCAAGGAGACCACCACGGTCGCCATGGACTTCGGCCGGATCACCATGGCCCAGGACCTGATCCTCTATCTGTTCGGTACTCCCGGACAGACCCGGTTCTGGTTCATGTGGGACGAGATCATCCGGGGGGCGGTCGGCGCGGCGGTACTCGTCGACACCCGGCGGATCACCGACGCGTTCGCCCCGCTGGACTACTTCGAGAACCGGCACCTGCCGTACGTGGTGGCGTTGAACTGCTTCGACAACGCCCCGCAGTACGAGCCGGAGGAGGTACGCGAGGCGCTCGCCATCTCCCCGCACGTACCGTTGGTGATGTGCGACGCCCGGCAGCGCGAGTCGGTCAAGCACGTACTGGTGAACGTGGTACAGCACGCGATGGAGACGCTGCGCGCGGAACACGGCCGGGGGCAGCCCACCCCGGTCGGCTGA